In a single window of the Dreissena polymorpha isolate Duluth1 chromosome 3, UMN_Dpol_1.0, whole genome shotgun sequence genome:
- the LOC127871032 gene encoding galactose-binding lectin-like isoform X1, protein MSETFVIKHLSSGRFIHPSGGWSNPGDGTNLDLHSAIHDRMHWRFVPVVDHWGYIEHVASGKVVHPRGGSLTPGDHTDLVVDSARHWGALFALDCNNHHVIHKGGKFAHPKGGRPDAGDHTTINLHWEQHDAMKFGFFSPSNPNKEVLVYGFPKMFGKWKIIHMVLNPSAEHTFTLEVKVGMSKTESKTSGFEYSWESSGGVNIEILSLSASQSIKYMMEQTSSQTWSNETTTTSQINVKPGQTVVTWQWVFDVEQNENKSVFQSNLLADTGSETEVPRDLQYKV, encoded by the exons ATGTCAGAGACATTTGTAATTAAGCATTTGTCTAGCGGAAGGTTCATCCATCCAAGTGGCGGTTGGAGTAACCCTGGCGACGGAACTAACCTTGACCTGCATAGCGCCATACATGACAGAATGCACTGGCGATTTGTACCGGTGGTAGATCACTGGGGATACATTGAGCACGTGGCAAGTGGCAAGGTCGTACATCCGAGGGGAGGGAGTTTGACACCTGGGGACCACACAGACCTGGTAGTCGACAGTGCTCGGCATTGGGGAGCGCTGTTTGCTCTCGACTGTAACAACCATCACGTGATTCACAAGGGAGGAAA GTTTGCACATCCAAAAGGTGGCAGACCAGACGCAGGAGACCATACAACTATTAACCTTCACTGGGAACAGCACGATGCCATGAAGTTTGGATTTTTCTCGCCTAGCAATCCGAATAAAGAGGTGCTTGTTTACGGCTTCCCGAAAATGTTCGGAAAGTGGAAAATCATCCATATGGTTCTTAACCCGTCGGCAGAGCATACGTTTACACTAGAGGTCAAAGTTGGCATGTCCAAGACTGAGAGCAAAACAAGCGGATTTGAGTACAGCTGGGAGAGCTCTGGTGGTGTCAACATCGAAATTCTCAGTTTGTCAGCTTCGCAGTCCATCAAATACATGATGGAACAAACTTCCTCCCAGACCTGGTCCAACGAAACGACCACAACATCtcaaatcaatg TGAAACCTGGTCAAACAGTGGTCACTTGGCAGTGGGTGTTTGACGTGGAGCAAAACGAAAACAAGTCTGTGTTCCAGAGCAACCTTCTGGCCGACACTGGAAGTGAGACCGAGGTACCCAGAGACCTGCAGTACAAGGTCTAA
- the LOC127871031 gene encoding annexin A11-like produces the protein MCDSYKEHKMATHTQGTVVPSKPFSAEKLAQQLHEAMDGLGTEEKPIIDVMASHDNKQRQEIALSYKTQFGKDLRAELKCETSGNFENLLVALLETPINYDAKSINDAIKFVGTDEGALIEILSSRSKVQIKSIKAAYKTLFNSDIEKDISSDTSGHLRRFLVSQLAAGRSDDVTVDAGLAAKEADELFAAGEYQVGTDESVFNRILTVRSYPQLLATFNAYKVKHGKEIETAIKSETSGYLEDGYLAVVKLARSVPAYFAERLYNSMNRPGTKDSTLIRVIVTRSEIDMVQIKSEFERKYGKSLASFIKGDTSGDYEKLLLALIKEK, from the exons ATGTGTGACTCTTACAAGGAACATAAAATGGCTACTCACACACAG GGAACGGTGGTGCCCAGCAAACCATTCTCAGCAGAGAAGCTTGCTCAGCAACTACACGAGGCTATGGACGGCCTAG GGACGGAGGAGAAGCCGATCATTGACGTCATGGCGTCCCACGACAATAAACAGCGTCAGGAGATCGCGCTCTCGTACAAAACTCAGTTTGGCAAG GACCTGCGAGCGGAGTTGAAGTGCGAAACAAGCGGCAATTTCGAGAACCTGCTTGTGGCCCTTCTGGAGACCCCTATCAACTACGACGCCAAGTCTATCAATGACGCCATTAAG TTCGTGGGCACTGACGAGGGAGCGCTGATAGAGATCCTGAGTTCAAGGTCGAAGGTGCAGATAAAGTCCATCAAGGCGGCTTACAAAACAC TGTTTAATAGCGACATTGAAAAAGACATTTCAAGCGACACAAGCGGACATTTGAGGCGCTTCTTGGTCTCTCAGCTTGCTGCCGGTCGTAGTGATGACGTTACTGTTGACGCTGGTCTAGCCGCAAAGGAGGCCGACGAGCTATTTGCC GCGGGCGAATATCAAGTGGGCACGGACGAATCTGTATTTAACCGCATCCTGACGGTGCGGAGTTACCCGCAACTGTTGGCCACGTTCAACGCATACAAAGTGAAACACGGCAAGGAGATCGAAACCGCTATCAAGTCCGAGACGAGCGGCTATCTAGAAGATGGCTATCTTGCCGTTG TGAAATTGGCACGAAGCGTTCCTGCCTACTTTGCTGAACGCCTTTACAACAGCATGAACAGGCCAGGGACCAAAGACAGCACATTAATCAGAGTAATCGTAACCAGAAGCGAG ATCGACATGGTGCAGATTAAGTCGGAGTTCGAGCGAAAGTATGGAAAATCTCTGGCAAGCTTCATCAAGGGAGACACGAGCGGAGACTATGAGAAGTTGCTGCTGGCTCTGATTAAGGAGAAATAG
- the LOC127871032 gene encoding galactose-binding lectin-like isoform X2, whose product MSETFVIKHLSSGRFIHPSGGWSNPGDGTNLDLHSAIHDRMHWRFVPVVDHWGYIEHVASGKVVHPRGGSLTPGDHTDLVVDSARHWGALFALDCNNHHVIHKGGKFAHPKGGRPDAGDHTTINLHWEQHDAMKFGFFSPSNPNKEVLVYGFPKMFGKWKIIHMVLNPSAEHTFTLEVKVGMSKTESKTSGFEYSWESSGGVNIEILSLSASQSIKYMMEQTSSQTWSNETTTTSQINVVTWQWVFDVEQNENKSVFQSNLLADTGSETEVPRDLQYKV is encoded by the exons ATGTCAGAGACATTTGTAATTAAGCATTTGTCTAGCGGAAGGTTCATCCATCCAAGTGGCGGTTGGAGTAACCCTGGCGACGGAACTAACCTTGACCTGCATAGCGCCATACATGACAGAATGCACTGGCGATTTGTACCGGTGGTAGATCACTGGGGATACATTGAGCACGTGGCAAGTGGCAAGGTCGTACATCCGAGGGGAGGGAGTTTGACACCTGGGGACCACACAGACCTGGTAGTCGACAGTGCTCGGCATTGGGGAGCGCTGTTTGCTCTCGACTGTAACAACCATCACGTGATTCACAAGGGAGGAAA GTTTGCACATCCAAAAGGTGGCAGACCAGACGCAGGAGACCATACAACTATTAACCTTCACTGGGAACAGCACGATGCCATGAAGTTTGGATTTTTCTCGCCTAGCAATCCGAATAAAGAGGTGCTTGTTTACGGCTTCCCGAAAATGTTCGGAAAGTGGAAAATCATCCATATGGTTCTTAACCCGTCGGCAGAGCATACGTTTACACTAGAGGTCAAAGTTGGCATGTCCAAGACTGAGAGCAAAACAAGCGGATTTGAGTACAGCTGGGAGAGCTCTGGTGGTGTCAACATCGAAATTCTCAGTTTGTCAGCTTCGCAGTCCATCAAATACATGATGGAACAAACTTCCTCCCAGACCTGGTCCAACGAAACGACCACAACATCtcaaatcaatg TGGTCACTTGGCAGTGGGTGTTTGACGTGGAGCAAAACGAAAACAAGTCTGTGTTCCAGAGCAACCTTCTGGCCGACACTGGAAGTGAGACCGAGGTACCCAGAGACCTGCAGTACAAGGTCTAA